The Phoenix dactylifera cultivar Barhee BC4 chromosome 15, palm_55x_up_171113_PBpolish2nd_filt_p, whole genome shotgun sequence genome contains a region encoding:
- the LOC120113256 gene encoding nucleosome assembly protein 1;2-like isoform X1 gives MLLDDAEWVVSLSCRSTIRDKIIPHAVSWFTGEAVQEDDFEDLEEDDEDEDGEEDEEEDEEDEDDDEEEEEEEGKTRKKTATTKKKSGGDGQQGDRPAECKQQ, from the exons ATGCTCCTAGATGATGCTGAGTGGGTGGTGTCATTGTCCTGCAGGTCCACTATCAGAGACAAGATTATTCCTCATGCTGTTTCGTGGTTCACGGGGGAGGCTGTTCAGGAGGATGATTTTGAGGACTTAGAAGAggatgatgaagatgaagatggggaggaggacgaggaagaggatgaggaggatgaagatgatgatgaagaagaagaggaagaggaaggaaagaCCAGGAAGAAG ACAGCTACAACAAAGAAG AAGAGTGGAGGGGATGGTCAACAAGGGGATCGGCCCGCGGAGTGCAAGCAGCAGTAA
- the LOC120113256 gene encoding nucleosome assembly protein 1;2-like isoform X2, with protein sequence MLLDDAEWVVSLSCRSTIRDKIIPHAVSWFTGEAVQEDDFEDLEEDDEDEDGEEDEEEDEEDEDDDEEEEEEEGKTRKKKSGGDGQQGDRPAECKQQ encoded by the exons ATGCTCCTAGATGATGCTGAGTGGGTGGTGTCATTGTCCTGCAGGTCCACTATCAGAGACAAGATTATTCCTCATGCTGTTTCGTGGTTCACGGGGGAGGCTGTTCAGGAGGATGATTTTGAGGACTTAGAAGAggatgatgaagatgaagatggggaggaggacgaggaagaggatgaggaggatgaagatgatgatgaagaagaagaggaagaggaaggaaagaCCAGGAAGAAG AAGAGTGGAGGGGATGGTCAACAAGGGGATCGGCCCGCGGAGTGCAAGCAGCAGTAA